A stretch of DNA from Macrotis lagotis isolate mMagLag1 chromosome X, bilby.v1.9.chrom.fasta, whole genome shotgun sequence:
GGGTCATGCTCTGGGGCAGGTAATTGACGATCAGATTGGTCTGGGATTCAGAGACAGCTGCCCAGTTCCCTGCAATCCCTAAGGAGGAAGAGGTACTTGGGAGAGCAAAGTGTTCCTGAGGAGCAGCTGTGGCTGCTGCTTGGAACAGGAGTGAAGGCCGAGAAGGAGACCTAGCTCTGGGAGGGACAGGAAGGGGAGTCCAGGTAAAGTTAGGAGTCAAACCTGGAAACCAGGAGCCCGTAGTGGTATAGCCAAAGTCTTGATCTTCGGTGGCAAAGGCTGAGGAGGGGACAGGAGAAGCAGACAGAGGTACAAATGGTGACAAAGGACCTGGAGCCTGGATGGGACCAGGAGATGGAATGGGAACCCAATCCTGAAGAGGACCTGGAGACTGGATGGGACCAGGAGATGGAACGGGAACCCAATCCTGAAGAGGACCTGGAGACTGGATGGGACCAGGAGATGGAACGGGAACCCAATCCTGAAGAGGACCTGGAGCCTGGATGGGACCAGGAGATGGAACGGGAACCCAATCCTGAAGAGGACCTGGAGCCTGGATGGGACCAGGAGATGGAATGGGAACCCAATCCTGAAGAGGAGCTGGAGCCGGGATGGGAGCTGGAGCTGGGATGGGAGCTGGAGCCGGGATGGGAGCTGGAGCCGGGATGGAAGCTGGAGCCGGGATGGAAGCTGGAGCTGGAACAGGAgctggagtggggagaggagcTGGAACGGGAGCTGGAGTGGGAGCTGGAGCTGGTGCTTGAGTTGACAATCCAGGGCTAAGTCCAGGGCTCAGATCAGCAGCCAGAATAGGTACCCAAGCTGAGCTTTGTGTATGGGTCAGAGTGGAACCCAGAGCAGGGATTGGGCCTGGAGCCTGGGTTGAGGCATGGGCCTGGTTAACTGGTAGAACCTGACCCTGGGCCTGACCTTGAGCAAAGGCTAGTTTAGTAATTAGGGAAGGGCTGGGAACCTGGATAAAGGCATGGTTCAGATTAGCTGTTATTGGCTGGCCCTGGGGCCAAACTTGAGACTGAGCAAGGGACATATTAAAAATTGAGGCCTGGTCTGGAGCTGGGATAGAGGCCTGAGTTGAACTAGCCTGAGTATAGGCCATATTAGTGATCTGAAAAAGGCTGGGAGCCTTGGTCAAAACATGAGTTGAATTAGCTGGAAGGGCTTGATCTGGAATCTGAGCAAGGGCCAGATTAGTAGCCAGGGGAGGACTAGGTGCTTGAGTAGAGGTATGGGTCAGATTAGCTGACAGGGCCTGGCCTGGAGTCTGAACAAGGGCCAGATTAGTAGGAGCATTGGGGTCCACAACCTGAGTAGAGATACTGGTCAGATTAGCGTGAGCCCAGGCTAGATTAGTAGCCTGGGCAAGGCCCAGAGACTGGGTAGAGGCAAGAGTCAGATTAGTTGCTAGGGCCTGACCTGGAGCCTGAGCAAAGGCCAGATTAGTAGCCACAGTGGGGCCTGGTGCCTGGGTAGAGGCATGGCTCAGATTCCCAGCAAGAGAGGGGGCTGGAGTAGCCTGGGTAGAGGCATGGCTCAGATTTATAGCCTGGGTAGAGGCATGGTTCAGGATGGGGGCAGGAACCTGGACTGAAGCATGGTTCAAAGAAGCAGTTTGTACCGACTGGGTCAGCTGCAGGGGCAGGGTCTGGGTTTGAGCCTGTACGTGCCCCACCCCACCAGCAGGGAAAGTACTCAGACCATTACCAGAAGACCCTGTGTTGGTGGACCCAAAAGCGTTGCTTGTGTGCCCTTCGCTGTTGTTGGTGTGCCCGTTGGTGGAGGATCCTATGCCGTAGGTGGGACAGTTGGTGGAGAACCCGGAGCCATTGGAGGTATGTCCATTACTGGTGGATTCGGAGGTATGTCCATTACTGGTGGATTCGGAGCTACTGGTATCACTGTGGTCGTTGTTATAGGACGCAGTGGAACTGTTGCTCGCTTCAGGCTCAGTGCTGGGAAGGTTCTTCAGCTGCATTGTTTCTAGAACTGGCTGGACATCTAGCCCCCGGGTTAGAAAAGGTCAAACTGCTGGACTTGCGAGCATCAGGGGCTGGCGGTGGATGGCGGCGGTGGAAGGCGGTGGAAGCCAGGACAGCGCAGGCCCAAGTCCAGCAACCTGGGAGTACTTGCAAGGGAGTGAAGGCCGCGTGCCTCACTCCCAGAGGCCAGCAAGGGAAGTGAGCCTAGGTGCGGAGGGCGCAGCCACTTAGATAGCTTTAGGGGCGGGATCATTACATAAGAATGGAGAACAGAGGCGCATTCATCTCTGCACCTATAGGAGAGTTTGATGACAACGTTGCCATAGCAACTGCAAACAGGTTGGCTAGAGCTTTGTGACGTAACAATGGCAGAGGATAGAGGGTAATAGTAacacctaggggcagctagatagctcattggatagagcactggccctggagtcaggaggacctgagttcagatccgacctcagacacttaattgcctagctgtgtggccttgggcaagccacttaacgctgtttgccttgcaaaaacctaaaaaaaaaccccaattagtAAGGGACAGGAGGTTGAGGGGGAAGTAGGCAGAGCCTAAGGGGTCTCCCATGTCTTGTGGTGGGGTCTCAGACTAGGATTTCCTTAGATGGAAAAATTTCTTTGTTTCAATGTGCACCTGGGGCCAAACTCCAAGAATTtaatagcaaatggagaaattaagagGCTAGTTCTTCTCCCCCAACCCTTAGATTAATCAGAGGAGTGACCCAGTAATCATGGATTGGATACAAACAAACTAAACACTCCATGAAGTAAGACTTAAAAAGCTGAAGCAGATCTAACAAATCCCATTCGAACTCCAAAAGGATAAACAAATGGATAAACTTAATAAATAccgtttatttgtttttattactttTGTCACTTTCCAATGACTCCCTCCCAAAGAGCCCTCTCTCATATCAAGTAAATAATTAAGACAAATCGATCTTTCGGGGCTTATTCATTTAGCTCATCAGGTAGGCATAACTTCATGGCAGAAATGAGGGAGGCATCGCGTCCTTTccgtcattcttttttttatttttatttttatttaaggcaaatggggttaagtagcttgcccaaggccacacagctaggtaataattaaatgtctgagaacggatttgaactcaggtcctcctgactccaaggccggtgctctatccactgtaccactagctACCCCTCCGTCATGCTTGAGGTCCCAATTGGTCCCTGTGGTGATctgatttctcttatttttcactGTTGTTTTTCCTCTGCCTTCTGATAGGAACAACATAAGTTGCACTCGGTCtgtttatttttcagattatttATTTATCAGACTGTTTATTATTTATCCTTAATTCGTTATAGTTGTTGTTAAGGtgcaatgatattccattacattcacataccacagttcCGTTCTTGCCCATGTAAAGGgcattcattctatttttcaagtcTCCTCCCACAAAAATGTAGCtctaaacatgtatgtatatgtgaccTTTCTCTCTCTGAAAGCCTTAAAGTGGATGTCTAGTAATGGTTTCACGGATTAAAGAGTATACTTTGTTTACGGACTCATAAAATATGATTTCCAATGGATTTCTAGCACAGTTGGACCAGTTTCGCAGCTCCACTTACTGTGCATTAGTTTGCTTTTCTTCCCAAAGCACCATCACCATTTACCATTTCATCCTTTGTCCTGATAGGTGTGCTGGAAAACCTCAGTAGTTTCAGATTCCATTTGTCTCATTATTACTGATTAGGAGCATCTGCTTAGATAtatgcctgttcatatcctttggctgGTTATTGAAGAATGGTTCTTATTCTTATAGCCacatggatttaaaagtgaattctatcaaagcAAATAACTTAAGTGCTTCATAAACTGTTAACaaaaatagaggggaaaaggTACCCTGGAAAAATTCTGTCTGTAAGATAAATAATGGTCCTAATAACAAAACCAGTGGGGCATTAAGcagaaaaataaactatagaTTTTGGTCATGACTGACAAGCGCCATCAGAATTTTAACTGAAAAATGATCACATTGATTAGTTAGGGCAGAATTGTAATGAGAGATCCATCAGTtggctgtcttggggagggggtaaaggaaagaagggaaagaaaaattttacaaaaatgaatgcccaaaattatctctacatgtaaatggaaaaataaaatagtataaagattaaaaaagaagaaaacctaagCTACATACAATCAAAAGCAATTGACTTGAAAAGTCAATTGCCTTATTATTAATTTTAGGAGAGGGTTTTgtagggcaatggagttaacCTGACTTTACCAAGGTCATAAAGATAATTAAGTATCAAGTATGTGaggtctgaatttgaactgagattctcctgattccaagacagatgctctatccactgcatcacctagctgcccctctcttattattttttgttatatggTTAAGATTGGTCtgcattttaataaaattgtaataaatttcattaaaaatcaattagtggggcagctaggtggcgcagtggatagagcactggccctggaatcagg
This window harbors:
- the LOC141498661 gene encoding uncharacterized protein LOC141498661 yields the protein MQLKNLPSTEPEASNSSTASYNNDHSDTSSSESTSNGHTSESTSNGHTSNGSGFSTNCPTYGIGSSTNGHTNNSEGHTSNAFGSTNTGSSGNGLSTFPAGGVGHVQAQTQTLPLQLTQSVQTASLNHASVQVPAPILNHASTQAINLSHASTQATPAPSLAGNLSHASTQAPGPTVATNLAFAQAPGQALATNLTLASTQSLGLAQATNLAWAHANLTSISTQVVDPNAPTNLALVQTPGQALSANLTHTSTQAPSPPLATNLALAQIPDQALPANSTHVLTKAPSLFQITNMAYTQASSTQASIPAPDQASIFNMSLAQSQVWPQGQPITANLNHAFIQVPSPSLITKLAFAQGQAQGQVLPVNQAHASTQAPGPIPALGSTLTHTQSSAWVPILAADLSPGLSPGLSTQAPAPAPTPAPVPAPLPTPAPVPAPASIPAPASIPAPAPIPAPAPIPAPAPIPAPAPLQDWVPIPSPGPIQAPGPLQDWVPVPSPGPIQAPGPLQDWVPVPSPGPIQSPGPLQDWVPVPSPGPIQSPGPLQDWVPIPSPGPIQAPGPLSPFVPLSASPVPSSAFATEDQDFGYTTTGSWFPGLTPNFTWTPLPVPPRARSPSRPSLLFQAAATAAPQEHFALPSTSSSLGIAGNWAAVSESQTNLIVNYLPQSMTQEEFRRLFAGVGEIQSYKLVQDRMTGQSLGYGFINYKNPRDAEKAVCMLDRFQCPPKIIKVSFARPNSSSIRDANVYVRGLPKTMTQKELNELFSPFGSIITSRILINKFTGISRGVAFILFNTNAEAEEAIKALNGQKLLGFPERLFMRLAYSQVPKTPFSLLSQPSQPYCGPQQEQPQDCRSGLDSMTYEPQPSSFDNMTHMMGVNFPEHTNNGWCIFVYNLAPDSDEAALWQLFSPFGAVNNVKIIRDFNTNKCKRFGFVTMTTYNEAALAIATLNGYCFQGRVLQVSFKTNKIYKA